Proteins from a single region of Besnoitia besnoiti strain Bb-Ger1 chromosome Unknown contig00019, whole genome shotgun sequence:
- a CDS encoding serine/threonine specific protein phosphatase (encoded by transcript BESB_033230), protein MRIRFSVIAFVPPNAQLGVVGSAPFLGAWKLDRCVPLVPYSAPHPQGLEPSLWFRDIDLGDPGCVAPSSPSSGEANDAHASAGAASACGNACDGLACGHQSRPNRHCLPAVAPPKPEFYPGDCGFAVELLTTSQRAQLNDGSHPQPARGFSAADPRLLRCSFFSGCALASVAPSSTCSSPSVARAATKCVWDAATFRVATRAPEVQALLERHPLRHAAFEYKFVLWYPASGENAVPYVPATAGEDAPTTYAGGHDQDPEDANGGRDGARSWREWLFPPLPSRCPSPPQPADSVVWEGCGPSNNRKFSFDPYDVVVDVNEGGNLESLYMCRIAHFRDPRAGGTGEYELTTRFYNAVKSECRMHYSTIFPRFFVGSCPRQLKHIRHLKEDLKVTCVVNLQTEQDLCNNYPDPIASSRSAEAVSHLYDGSGLRYVWLPTADMCDSARKIAVANAAFLILGLFQNGHSVYVHCNAGVGRSIAAACAFLCFAVGLDLRKANFLISAKRPVAYWDEKAMKYGLGDYQAKFGRCRVTGEDGREDRRSAA, encoded by the exons ATGCGCATTCGCTTCAGCGTCATCGCGTTTGTGCCGCCCAACGCCCAGCTCGGCGTCGTGGGCTCGGCGCCGTTCCTGGGGGCGTGGAAGCTGGATCGCTGCGTCCCGCTGGTCCCGTACTCCGCGCCTCATCCGCAGGGTCTGGAACCCAGTCTCTGGTTTCGCGACATAGACTTGGGGGATCCGGGGTGTGTcgccccctcctctccctcttcggGAGAGGCCAacgacgcgcacgcgtcggcgggcgctgctTCGGCGTGCGGCAACGCGTGCGACGGCCTCGCGTGTGGGCATCAGAGTCGCCCGAACCGCCACTGTCTGCCGGCGGTTGCGCCGCCCAAGCCGGAGTTCTACCCTGGAGACTGCGGGTTCGCCGTCGAGCTGCTGACTAcgtcgcagcgcgcgcagctgaacGACGGCTCGCacccgcagcctgcgcgggGCTTTTCGGCAGCCGacccgcggctgctgcgctgctccttcttctccggcTGCGCGTTGGCGTCCGTCGCGCCCTCGTCCACCTGCTCCTCGCCGAgtgtcgcccgcgcggcaaCCAAGTGTGTGTGGGATGCCGCGACCTTCCGggtggcgacgcgcgcgccggaagTCCAGGCGCTGCTCGAGCGCCATCCGCTGCGCCACGCGGCCTTCGAGTACAAGTTTGTGCTCTGGTATCCAGCCAGCGGCGAAAACGCTGTCCCGTACGTGCCAGCTACTgcgggagaagacgcgccgacGACTTACGCAGGCGGCCACGACCAAGACCCGGAGGACGCAAACGGcgggcgagacggcgcgcgctcCTGGAGGGAGTGGCTgtttccgccgctgccttcgaggtgcccgtcgccgccgcagcctgcggaCTCCGTCGTCTGGGAAGGCTGCGGTCCGAGCAACAACCGCAAGTTCTCCTTCGACCCCTACGACGTCGTCGTCGACGTCAACGAAGGCGGAAACCTCGAGTCGCTTTACATGTGCCGGATCGCCCACTTCCGCGACCCCAGAG CTGGAGGCACTGGAGAGTACGAACTGACCACGCGCTTTTACAACGCAGTGAAGAGCGAGTGCCGCATGCACTACTCGACGATCTTCCCGCGATTTTTTGTCGGGTCCTGCCCCCGACAGCTGAAGCACATTCGGCATCTGAAGGAAGATCTGAAAGTGACTTGCGTCGTGAATCTGCAGACGGAGCAAGACTTGTG caacAACTACCCTGATCCAATTGCGAGTTCGAGGTCTGCAGAGGCCGTGAGTCACCTGTACGACGGGTCGGGTCTCCGATACGTCTGGCTGCCGACCGCGGACATGTGCGACTCGGCGCGGAAGATCGCCGTCGCCAACGCGGCGTTCCTCATCCTAGGGCTCTTCCAG AATGGGCACTCGGTGTACGTCCACTGCAACGCAGGCGTGGGGCGGAGTATCGCAGCAGcttgcgccttcctctgtttCGCAGTCGGCTTGGATCTGCGGAAGGCGAATTTTTTGATTTCCGCGAAGCGCCCGGTCGCCTACTGGGATGAGAAGGCGATGAAGTATGGCTTGGGGGACTACCAAGCCAAATTTGGTCGCTGTCGAGTGACTGGAGAGGACGGCCGCGAGGACCGACGTTCCGCCGCGTAA